One Eurosta solidaginis isolate ZX-2024a chromosome 1, ASM4086904v1, whole genome shotgun sequence genomic window, tcatcgcagatctctgcacaactggaaacGCGAAACTAGCTCAGTTTCAGGAAGGATTCAGTGGTCGACatgataaaatggaggccgagatagatgctttgaaagatcggattcaggagttacaattgaaccgtctaATCACTTCAACATCTTccctgaaggtaaaatccccaacgtttgatggcgctgttcctttccagatatttaagctacagtttgagaagattgcagcagtgaacaactggaatgctgaagatgaaAATGCTGAAATCTTACACaccattccagagggagaacTGAAGAACTACGAAACATTAATGGGCGCTCAAGAGAGGCGAGCATAGGAGGCAGATTTATCAAATGGAGCTACTGGACAACTTCCAGAAGGCTGGTGAAACATTTCAAGAGCTGGCggcggacattgaaagattgtcTGACCTTGAAAATGCGAACGCACTTGCGGAATACCTTGATAGAGCTAAAATTGAAGACTTCACAAATGAAATTTAggatgtcgaaacaaagcgagctataaACGGAAGCCCAAAACCCAAATTGGCTGTAACAGTATCACATGTTGTGATTCAGGAAACGGCCTCGCCTTTGTGTAAGCTAgcattcaaagcacgccgtgtggaagtagaaaggccagactgggtgaacacaatattgggaGGACTAAAAGGATCCCAACAGCAGTAACAGAaaacaaatgcttcaaatgcgggaagtcaggtatcattgcacgtcattgcggtctCGACCCAAAGGGTTTCAACAGGTGGTGTTAAGTACAAAGCTGAAGGAGATGCGCTAGAGCGAGCCAGTTGCAAGGAGCGAGaacttgctccagctattgaatgcctcgttatatgtatctgtatcacaaatcggaagaaaatcgagcagtcttaccgtaggaggatatgtggatggcaaggagtgtttactgactgtagatacgggtgcatctcattgcataatccgatctgatttggttaacAGGAGAGTGTAAGGCCAGTACACGGAGCaggattgcgtacggtcactgcggagtataaccaagtccagggagaagtgaagTCTTAATTGAGAAGGTCACGGTTTTacaaaattcgttgtggcagagattgttgatgaagttatattgggagtggacttcttagttgatcaTGGCATCGAGATCGACATGcaatgcgctataagaacaaggatgtgccacttcaCTTCAGTTTTGAGAAGACGTTCAGCAATGCTGACGGAGAAGATTCAACAAAGACCACAAAAGTTGAAAGCAATGGACCGGGCAAAGATCGGTGGAAAGAATGGGACAAATAAATCAGAACCAAATGTACCTACTGGAAaaatactggcattgacaaacccaaatgggcGCATTCAAAAGAAGGAAATAACTTCCCAAAAAGAATGCAGGGgcggtttcaagccagggcgcactactttTCTGAAACATCAAATCGATACCGTGATGCAAAGCCAGTCCGTCAATCTcttcgaagtagttcattggGCAAACAACAGAGAGTGAGGCAACGAGCCAGGATCATGAGTAGTAAAATGAAagacaggtacgacaaggacaaGAATTCGGAAGGGTTGCTGGAGGGAGATTTTGAACTGTTATACAAGGGAGGAAGATTTTGTATTGTTATACTATTCAAGTAGCTTCCCGCGGAACGgtgttttatcaaaatttaaatgtaGCTGGAGAGGCCCGTACAAAGCTGTAAAGCGGATCAGCGGTAttgtctaccgcatacaaacaattgggaaactacGAAATAGAAGGTTGGtccatttggagaggctagcagcggttggagGCGGAGATTTGTCTCGGGGTCGATCAGACTTGGGTGAAGCGCAGTAGGGCGAATACTcgcatttcgatacatcactaccTGTAGTAAATAAATGTTTTGTGCATCAAAGCAAGTAGCCAAACATACATGTAATCATCAAAGTTATAAGAGAAgataatatttcacatacatacatgtagtcagcatataagagcgaagaagaaagataaACAGTCACACATCATGTAATTATCAGCTAAGAGCGAAAATGGCATTGCTCTAAATAAGAaactatgagatacaactgttcgagaaggctgttcgtgaaaaatctagaccctaggagaaataggcgaacgaagcaacagagagtataaatgcAGCGCAAGCAGAGGAatgatcaatcagtttgattttaatacgctataagtgaagtacgcgagtaatttagTGTTGTCAATATAGAACATTTTGCTACACTAaatatttgtgttatttattcgacagttaggCGATTCGAAGGTGCAGAATAACCGATTCCCAAAATTCATTccaatataaataatatatatcccaaacaaccgatTCAGATAAGAGGTTTAACGTAATTTCTTCGTCATTTTGACGATAGAAGATTGAATTTTTTTCAGATGCTCACAAATAcgacatatatatattatatgtccGATAGaacggattgttcagatgagAATTTTTCCCAATTTCTTCATCATTTAAAATTTCACAGGATGCTTATATATATGTCACTCATTgtatgaaaaaatcgtcaagatcggtcatatacatatataatatatcccatactaccgattgttcagattttataaatttttgaaatttcaacacattATTGTTCAGGTCCATTCATTAAAGGTATGGGGTCTTCGGCACAGCCCCGTTGTTATGTGTTATAAGTTTCCTGTGATGTTTTTCcgccaatttccatacaaaattggagAATCTTGCTATGCATTTTTGAGTAGCTTCCCGGAGAGCTAGTCTTGAAATTTGAAACACACATAAGAACCCGACGACAATGAGGGAAAAGAAACTTTGCtggtggtccagggatcgtgaaaattctaaaaatcGTCCAAACCTGGAAATTTTTCTTTCGAGCTTTCAGGAATTTCCCTATAATCCTGAGACCAGACAATTTGAACGCAGCTTTAAGCTTTGTTAGGTTGTAATATTTAAGATAAAAGAGTTTCCTAGATAGGCAGGGATGTTGTCGTTGTATTAACGATACTCTCCCCAAagattttgggaagtgttatcgatattgatggtccttgcGGTATATAGATGAGGTACgtgccggtaacaagcaccatagaGGTACTAGCCCGCCATATCGGGaatgattaatatgaccacattaaacattctaAAAACATAAAACCTTATACAAAATTCAGGTCaccttgacaatgcaacaaaagggggaAATAAAAAAGGagatacaacattttttttagtactttctttatataaatagacTACAAGAAGCGAAAAATTTCTCTTTAAACAAACACaaaatcttgttgaaatttgatattcaaattttaacataaccactttaaattttttatgaggaACAAATATGGAAAGATGCGCCCCACATTGCCGAACTTAAGTAAAGATTATTTAGATTCATTTTTTGTGCCATTTGCAGTATCTGTTTCGGCTCAAGTTTTAATTGCGGTTACAGGCTTGCGGTTAGTGctcatttgctgttgttgttgtaacgatagacagtcccgaaggttttggggaggttgacaattgggttggagaagctataaattgcgctggcaaccccttgaaaggattgcgctacacaaccccttgaataatttGCTTATGAATTTTTAGGAATTAAGAAGAAGCGTTGGAACACGTTCTATTTTCatgctctgcgcttgccaggtcCAGGCTCCAGCTATCAGTGACGGACGAGTTTTGTGATCTTGAGGCAGTAAGGCCCTTAAAACTTCTAGTAGTTGCCAAGAGGACGGGGATTTAATAACATACGTCCTGAAACCTGCAGGAAGAATCGTTGGAATACGTTGTTTTCATGCTCTGTGCTTGCCAGGTCCAGGCTCCAGCTATCAGTGGCGGACGAGTTTTGTGATCTTGAAGCAGTAAGGTCCCttaaaacttctagtatttgccaaagggACGGGGGATTTTATAACATACGTCCTGGAACCTTAGTgggtttttccgtttggttgTAAAAGAAATTCTGGCAAGACTATggtcacattcagtctatgtcaaGTATTGAGCTTTACGTAACCTATCCTCTTCTATCCTTTcctttttccttcctttcctttcttgcCTTTTCCTTGATTTACCTGCTCCGATTTTGATTTTCGGCTTGCAATCTATTCCGTTAACTGGTTTATTATAAACCCGCTCATTTGTGATACATATTTATgaattaagaaaaataaattatttgcatACCTTGTTCAATCGAAAGAGAAGTGAGTAATGTATTTAATACTATTATTATTGTTAACATAATTTAAATAAAGTACTAACTAAGcaagaataaaattaaacaacGTTAATTATAGAGAACATCAGTTCGTTTTAATTATTGCTATTTGCTGCAGCATTACTGCCATTCGGTATGCCCATTACTGCGTTAGCAACactctgttgctgttgttgctgtgttTGCTGTTgcggctgctgctgctgctgcatcTGTGGTTGCTGTTGCGGTTGCTGTAGTTGAACATTATTGACAAGACCATTTTGTAAGCCTACTGGTGCATTGCTTCCAATTACGCCAACCTGTGGATGTTGACTTGGTTGTtggttttgctgttgttgtgactGATTTTGCTGCACATTTTGTTGTGgtggttgttgctgctgttgtgggTCCAGTCCAGCAACCGGCAGTTCAACAGCATTAATTTGACCAGCACCAATCCCAccaacaccaccaccaccaccgccaccaCTATTAACactattaaacatttttattcgTTTACGTGTATAATGTTGCCACTGTAATATGGCTTGATCATCGATAAACTTGCAACATTGCGAATTGACAATCTCACGTCGAAAATGTTCGTATTGTAATAAATCAAGAAAATATAAGCACATGGGATACATTAGATATTTCGCATATTCAGGCTCTTTCCAATACTGCAGATATTTGAGATAATTGATAAAAGCTTGATCCTTAAAATAGCCACGTTGGGCTAAAACTGCAAAAAGATTGTATCATTATAAGTACAAGTTTCTAATTCGTAATATGCACTCACAGTTTAAATAATTAGGATTTGCAAGACACTGTACGAATTCAAGTTCAACTTGCCATCGCAGCTTTTGTTGATCCTCGGACTCAATAGCCGCTAAAGGTATGGAAATAAGAATTGAAGTATAGAAAGAATGCTAGTTAGttgttgtatatatgtatgttaacaCTTCGAtttcaaagtttatttaaatgtaTATACAATGGGCGTAAAGCATATAAGTTGAAGGGGTCCCGGAAAATATGGGCGTAAAGGATATAAGTTGAAGGGGTCCCGGAAACTAAATTCAACGCTTCTACCTCCACGGACTGACTATGTACAACATCAAAACGTTATCTGCATGGCAGAGGCAGCTGAGTTTAAGACATTTGTAGGAACAAAATATGCATAGATAATTAAATTTCGGACGTCATTTCACAAAGGCAGAGAGGCTTTTGTTGATCATTACGTGGTTCTTTATATTGTAAGAGCTTGTATCACAAATTTAATCTAACACATGCATATTCTAGTTATGCAGTACTAGTTTGCCTGAAAGACTTTGTCCTGCCCGCAAACAATATTGCCTACATTCAAAATGTGAGCGTCGCTTCCCCTATTCTCTCTCTGTCCATTCTCTTCTACTTTGTCCTCCATTGTTCTTCTTAGGGCCTcgttctctattacgaaacgaaagttcgtttcgcctcagagacgaatcgcagGTGTATTTGcgctatgttaaacgatggcaacatatcatttgacaattgctttcgccttcctgtttgacataaagtaagaaacgtaaaggtcGAACGAAAATGATAAAGAATACCGTTGCTAGAGGAAATATTTTGTAGGGGAATTGTTTGTcggagctatcgttcgcaatacagaatgaagcccttaatCAGCCGAGGCTCTGTCGGCCCAATTTccacatggatctaggggtgggagagCGATATGGACTAGAAGATGTCatatggtcatactaaatcgttaccgagatggtcgggctaggacCTTAATGgagcttgttatcggaacgtaccggatctgcattcggcaaaggagcatcaacatcgataacactccccaaaaccttcgaggagtgtggTAATGCATTGCGCTACACGCGCGCTCCGGATATTGTAAGTCCGAAGGTATTCGCTCGAGGATGCGACTGTTCTATTTGGAACCTACAGCCATACCCAATTATTAGACTACGAACACATaacataccccagcgggttagggggtcaaaatattcccgcggtaggtatgcctgtcgtaagaggcgactaaaataccagattcaagtggctgtgtagcgcaacccttcaggttgccagcgcaatatagcttctccacacccaattgtcaacctcacctatccgcggcgaatccaatttcactaacagacgaggctctgcgactccaagctcctcatggaactagggtggggagggaggggatggcctgaaggtttaatgtggccacataaatcattcccgagatggtcgggctagcaccttaatggtgctgaggtaccggagcgtaccggatctgtatccggcaaaggaccattacatcgataacaaagccaaat contains:
- the MED31 gene encoding mediator of RNA polymerase II transcription subunit 31 isoform X1, with the protein product MAKMYGKGKTAIESEDQQKLRWQVELEFVQCLANPNYLNFLAQRGYFKDQAFINYLKYLQYWKEPEYAKYLMYPMCLYFLDLLQYEHFRREIVNSQCCKFIDDQAILQWQHYTRKRIKMFNSVNSGGGGGGGVGGIGAGQINAVELPVAGLDPQQQQQPPQQNVQQNQSQQQQNQQPSQHPQVGVIGSNAPVGLQNGLVNNVQLQQPQQQPQMQQQQQPQQQTQQQQQQSVANAVMGIPNGSNAAANSNN
- the MED31 gene encoding mediator of RNA polymerase II transcription subunit 31 isoform X2, encoding MNAYAAIESEDQQKLRWQVELEFVQCLANPNYLNFLAQRGYFKDQAFINYLKYLQYWKEPEYAKYLMYPMCLYFLDLLQYEHFRREIVNSQCCKFIDDQAILQWQHYTRKRIKMFNSVNSGGGGGGGVGGIGAGQINAVELPVAGLDPQQQQQPPQQNVQQNQSQQQQNQQPSQHPQVGVIGSNAPVGLQNGLVNNVQLQQPQQQPQMQQQQQPQQQTQQQQQQSVANAVMGIPNGSNAAANSNN